A region of the Curvibacter sp. AEP1-3 genome:
GCTTCCAGAAGCCGACGCGCAGGTTCTCAACGTTGATATCCATCATCATCACGACGAACAGGAACAACACCATGACAGCACCCACATAGACCAGCACCAGCGTGATGGACAGGAACTCGGCCTTCAACAGCATCCAGATCATGGCGGCTTGGAAAAAGGTCAGGACCAGATACAGGGCTGCATGCACCGGATTCCGAGCTGTAATTACGCGGAATGCGGCGAATAGCAACACCGCAGAAAAGACGTAAAAAAGTCCAGTCGTTACGTTCATGATTCAAGGGCTTTCTTGCGGCAATTCATCGGTATTTGGCGTCAGCCTGCTTGTTGGCAGCAATCTCGGATTCGTAGCGATCACCGACTGCCAGCAACATGTCCTTGGTGAAGTACAAGTCGCCACGCTTCTCACCGTGGTATTCCAAAATGTGGGTTTCAACGATGGAATCAACTGGGCAACTTTCTTCACAAAAGCCGCAGAAGATACACTTGGTCAAGTCGATGTCGTACCGTGTTGTACGACGGGAACCGTCATCGCGAACATCCGATTCAATCGTGATCGCCATGGCAGGACAAACAGCCTCACACAGCTTGCATGCGATGCATCGCTCTTCGCCGTTTTCATAGCGACGCAAAGCGTGCAATCCGCGAAAACGAGGAGAAAGAGGAGTTTTCTCTTCAGGGAATTGAACCGTTACCTTGCGACGGAACAAGTAGCGTCCAGTTAAAGCCATTCCCTTCATCAGCTCCAGCAAAAGGAAGCTGCTCAGGAAATCCTTCAAAGAAAATGCAGTTGTAGAACGTTGAATAGTTGCGGTCATTTCGATTGCCCTTTCAATTCCAGATGTTGAAAGGTGTCTGCATCCAGACGCCAACCACCAGCAGCCAGACCAGAGTCACAGGAATAAATACCTTCCAGCCCAGACGCATGATTTGGTCGTACCGGAATCGGGGAAAAGTCGCGCGAATCCAGATGAACAGGCTAACCATGAAAAATGTTTTGGCTCCTAACCAGATCCATCCGGGGATGAAATCCAGGGCAGCCACCGGTGAATACCAGCCGCCCAAGAACATCACTACCGCCAAAATGGAGACCAGCCACATGTTCACGTACTCGGCCAAATAAAACATGGCAAAGGACATTCCCGAATACTCAACCATGTGTCCCGCAACGATCTCAGCTTCACCTTCGACGACGTCAAACGGGTGGCGGTTGGTCTCTGCCAGGCCGGAAATGAAATACACCACGAACACGGGCAGCAAAGGCAGCCAATTCCAAGACAAGAAACTCAGGCCCTTGTCTGCGAAATAACCTTTGCCCTGACCCAGCACGATCTCAGTCATGTTCATGGAACCTGCGACCATCAGGACGATGACCAAGCAAAACCCCATCGCGATTTCATAGCTCACCATTTGCGCAGACGCGCGCAAAGCCCCCAGAAAGGAGTACTTGGAGTTGGAGGCCCACCCGGCGATCACAACACCGTACACCTCAAGCGAGGTGATGGCCATCAAGAAAAGCAAGCCGGCATTAATGTTTGCCAACGCCACATCGGGACCAAACGGAACTACCGCCCAGGCCGCCAACGCGGGCATGATGGTCAGAATGGGGCCGATGAAAAACAACCCCTTGCTCGCCGCGGTCGGCACCAAAATTTCCTTGGTCAGTAATTTGAGGGCGTCGGCAATAGGTTGCAACAGACCACCGGGGCCCACACGGTTCGGCCCGAGGCGCACCTGCATCCATCCCAAATATTTGCGCTCCCACAAAGTGAGATATGCGACAGCGCCCATCAGCGGCAAAACCAAGACGACAATCTTGATGAGTGTCCAAATTACCGGCCATATCGCAGCAGCCCAAGCAGGTGCCGCAAACAAGCCCAATCCGAAGTTGTAGATTGCATCGATCATGCGGCCACCTCTTGTGCAGCGCGCGCATCGGCAGTCAACTGCAATGATCCGGAGCGGCGCACCATGCCGTCCAACTGATAAATGCTGGCTACGGCTGGCCGGACTTCAGCGGGGGTCAAATCAATACTGCCGTTGAAGGTATTGTTGAGCCGATCTGTTGCGACGGTTTTGCTATCAATTCCGGTCGTGGCCATCGCGGACAGCACGTCCTGCGTAGATTCGAAACTCATCCCTGGCACATCCAGCAAATTAGCCAATACGCGCAATACCTTCCATGCGGGACGGGTCTCACCCAGGGGTTTGACTACCGCATGGAAGCTTTGAACACGTCCTTCAGCATTGGCGAAAGAACCGGATGTCTCAGTGAATGGCGCAATGGGGAGCAGCACATCACTGAAGGTCATGTTCGATTTGAATGGACTTAAGGTCACTACCATTTCAGCACCCATCAAGCCTTGCTTGGCAGCTGCGCCGGTTGCTGAATCAAACTCAGGCTCCACATTCAACAAGATTGCTGCCTTGAGTGCACCGGTCAGCATCTGACCTGCACTAAATCCATCAGCGGCTGGTAATGCACCAACTGCATAGGCACCCACTGTGTTGGCGGCTTCCGTCAAGAACCCTACTGTCGCACCTGTCTGAGCGCCAATCCAATTGGCAATGGTCGCCAAGCTGCTGGATTTGGCATGGTGAGCGACAGCGTTACCCAACAAAATGGCCTTGCGCTCACCACCCAGCAGCGAAGCAGCAACAGCCCGCGCAGCGTCTGTTGCTGTTCCCGATACGGGTGCTTGTACGCCAGCTTGCTCGCCGACTGCTGTAGCAATGTCGGCCAAGGCTTGAGCCCACACCGCGGACTCAATCACTTGCATGGAAGCCAGCGGCATAGCCCAGTCTTGAGCAGAATCTGCAATCGCATGTACACGGGCTCCCGCCTTGCAAGCTTGGCGGATGCGTTGAGCAAACAAGGGGTGGTCCTTGCGGAGATTTGCGCCCACAACTAACACACGCTGCAAAGTACTCAAAGCCGAGATAGAGGTACCCAAATAAGGAACACCATTTGGACGTGCAAACTCTGCGTGGCGCAAACGGAAATCCACACTGTCGGATCCGAAGCTATTCATGAGGCTTTTCGCCAAGAAAAGCTCTTCAAGCGTGCTGTGCGGGCTTACTAAAGCACCCACAGTATTCGCACCATGGTTGGCCTTAATCTGCTTCATGCCATTGGCGACATACTCGAGGGCGGTTTGCCAGTCGACCGTCTTCCATTCACCACCCTGCTTGATCATGGGCGATGTCAAGCGATCAGCACCGTTCAAAGCTTCGTAAGAAAACCGATCCCGATCCGCAATCCAGCACTCGTTGACCGCTTCGTTTTCCAGCGGAACTACCCGCATCACCTGGTTATTCTTGACCTGAACAATCAGATTGGCGCCCGTCGAATCATGGGGGCTCACTGACTTGCGTCGAGACAATTCCCAAGTCCGTGCGCTGTATCGGAATGGCTTGCTAGTCAATGCACCGACCGGGCAGATATCGATCATGTTGCCGGAAAGTTCGGAATCAACACTTTGACCGATGAACGTTTCAATTTCGGCATGTTCCCCGCGGTGTGACATACCCAATTCCATGACGCCGGCCACTTCTTGACCGAAACGCACGCAACGTGTGCAATGGATGCATCGGCTCATTTCTTCCATGGAAATGAGGGGCCCCACGTCTTTGTGGAACACGACTCGCTTCTCTTCTTCGTATCGGGAAGAAGATCCACCATAGCCTACCGCCAAATCCTGAAGCTGGCATTCACCGCCTTGATCGCAGATCGGGCAGTCTAGCGGGTGATTGATCAAGAGAAACTCCATCACAGACTTTTGCGCCTTGATAGCTTTGTCGCTCTTGGTTCGGACAATCATTCCGTTGGTGACAGGAGTTGCACAGGCCGGCATTGGCTTGGGCATTTTTTCCACGTCCACCAGACACATACGGCAGTTCGCCGCAATGCTCAGTTTTTTGTGATAACAAAAATGGGGGATATAGGTGCCCGCCTTGTCGGCAGCATGCATCACCATGCTGCCTTCAGCAATCTCCACCTTCTTGCCGTCGAGTTCGATTTCAATCATCTTGTGGACTCGCTCAAACGTAAGCTGGGACCATGCAGGTCTTGTGCTCAACGTGGTACTCAAATTCATGACGGAAATGCTTGATCATGGCGCGCACAGGCATCGCCGCCGCATCACCCAACGCGCAAATCGTGCGGCCTTGGATGTTCTCTGCAACGTTATCCAGCAAATCCATGTCACTAGGACGACCTTGTCCACCTTCGATGCGGTCAACCATGCGAGACAACCATCCCGTACCTTCACGGCAAGGCGTGCATTGTCCGCAGGATTCATGCATATAGAAGTAACTCAAACGCTGAAGCGCTTTGACCATGCAACGGGTTTCATCCATGACGATCACTGCACCCGACCCCAACATGGAACCGGCTTTTGCGATCGAGTCGTAGTCCATCGTGCATTCCATGATGATGGAAGCGGGCAATACAGGGGATGAAGAACCTCCGGGAATAACCGCCTTGAGGTTTCGACCACCACGCACACCGCCAGCCAACTCCAATAGTTTGGAGAAAGGAGTTCCCATCGGAATTTCGTAGTTCCCGGGGCGCTCCACGTCACCACTCACAGAGTAAATCTTTGTCCCGCCGTTATTGGGCTTTCCACACTCGAGATAGGCCTGACCACCATTGCGAATGATCCATGGAACGGCCGCGAAGGTCTCTGTATTGTTGATGGTCGTCGGCTTGCCATACAAGCCGAAGCTTGCCGGGAACGGTGGTTTGAATCGTGGCTGGCCCTTTTTCCCTTCCAAGGACTCCAGCAACGCGGTTTCTTCACCGCAGATATAGGCACCGAACCCGTGCGCCGCATGCAACTGAAAACTGAAGTTGCTACCGAGAATGTTGTCACCCAGAAAGCCGGCGGCTCTTGCCTCTTCCAGTGCCGCTTCGAAGCGATCGTAGGACGCGAAAATTTCACCGTGGATGTAGTTATACCCGACAGTAATTCCCATCGCGTAAGCTGCAATCGCCATTCCCTCAATCACTATGTGCGGATTGAACTGCAGGATGTCACGATCTTTGCAAGTACCAGGTTCACCCTCGTCAGAATTGCAAACCAAGTACTTTTGACCTGGAAACTGACGGGGCATGAAGCTCCATTTCAATCCAGTCGGGAAACCGGCACCGCCTCGACCACGCAAGCCGGACTCTTTGACAGTGGCAATGACCTGGTCTTGTGTCAGACCCTCACCGCCATCCTTGCCCAGAATCTTGCGAAGCGCCTGATAGCCGCCACGTGCCACATAGTCCTGCAAGCTCCAATTGGATCCATTCAAACCCGCATAAATCTGTGGATTGATGTGACGGTCATGAAAGCAAGTCTCAGTGCCCTTGGCACTGAACTTCGCCAAAATCGTATCTGCGCTCATGCTTGTCCTTCCGAGGCACGCAGTTCGTCGACCAGTTGGTCCAGCTTGTCGTTCGACATAAAGCTGCACATTGCACGATCGTTCACCAACATCACTGGCGAATCTGCGCAGGCACCCAAGCATTCACTCTGTTGCAGAGTAAACAGACCGTCGGGTGTTGTCTCACCCATTTGAATACCCAATTTGGATTCCAGATGGTGCAGCGCCTTTTGTCCATCACGCAATTGACAAGGCAAGTTTGTGCAAACGTTCAGTTTGAATTTACCAACGGGACGTTGGTTGTACATGTTGTAAAAAGTGGTCACCTCATGGACAGCCATAGGTGCCATGCCGAGATGCTCGGCAATCACTTTCTCGCTCTCGGCACTGACGAAACCCAGTTCTTGCTGAACGATGGCCAAACAAGCCATCACTGCAGATTGCTTTTGATCTGCAGGGTACTTGGCGACTTCGCGATCAAAGCGCGATTTGGTGGAAGCGGAGATCATCGATCAATCTCTCCAAAAACGATATCCATGGTTCCAATAATGGAAACGGCGTCAGCGATCATGTGACCCTTTGCCATCTCGTTCAAGGCGGCGAGATGCACAAAGCCCGGTGGACGGATCTTCAAACGATAGGGTTTGTTTGCTCCATCGCTCACGATGTAGATGCCGAATTCACCCTTCGGGTGTTCTACAGCTGCGTAGGCCTCACCTTCGGGAACGCGGAAGCCTTCGGTGAACAACTTGAAGTGGTGAATCAGCTCTTCCATGCTGGTCTTCATCGCTTCGCGCGATGGAGGTGCAACCTTGTGGTTGTCAGTAATCACCGGACCGGGGTTGGCTTTCAACCAATCGACGCATTGCTTGATGATGCGATTGGATTGCTTCATTTCTTCCATGCGCACGAGGTAACGGTCGTACACGTCACCTGTCTTGCCCACTGGAATATCAAACTCTACTTTATCGTAGGCATCGTACGGTTGCTTCTTGCGCAGATCCCATGCAATGCCGGAACCACGCAACATTGGGCCGGAAAAGCCCATGTTCAAAGCGCGCTCTGGTGAAACGATACCAATATTGACAGTACGCTGTTTCCAGATACGGTTCTCGGTCAACAGCGTGTGGTACTCGTCAAGGCACGCAGGGAAACGTTGAGCGAAGTCATCGATGAAGTCCAACAGCGAGCCTTGGCGGTTGCGGTTGAGCTCCTCGACACCTTTGGCATTCCGAACCTTGCTGGCCTTGAATTGCGGCATCGTGTCAGGCAGATCACGATAGACGCCGCCCGGGCGGAAATACGCCGCATGCATACGGGCGCCACTGGCCGCCTCATACATGTCAAAAAGGTCTTCGCGCTCACGGAAGGTGTAGATGAGGATGGTCGAGCTGCCGCAATCATTCCCGTGCGAACCCAACCACATCAGATGGTTCAGCAAACGGGTGATTTCGGAGTACATGACGCGGATGTACTGCGCACGAATGGGCACTTCAATACCCAGCAACTTTTCGATGGCCAGGCAGTAGGCATGCTCATTGCACATCATCGACACGTAATCCAACCGATCCATGTAGGGAAGCGACTGGATATACGTCTTGCTTTCGGCCAGCTTTTCAGTAGCCCGATGCAACAAACCGATGTGCGGATCTGCGCGTTGGATAACTTCGCCGTCCAACTCGAGCACCAAGCGCAAAACTCCGTGCGCCGCAGGGTGCTGCGGGCCGAAGTTCAATGTGTAGTTCTTAATTTCAGCCATGCGTCAACTGCTTACTGCAGGCCTCCGTATTTGTCTTCACGAATGATGCGAGGCGTTATTTCACGCGCTTCAATCGTTACCGGCTGGTACACCACTCGCGCTTGCTCCGCGTCATAGCGCATTTCCACGTGACCGGTCATAGGAAAATCTTTGCGGAAGGGGTGGCCGATGAAGCCGTAATCCGTCAGGATACGGCGCAAGTCGTCATGCCCTTCAAAAATGATGCCAAACAAATCGAATGCCTCGCGCTCAAACCAGTTGGCCGAATTCCAGATATCGTTCACGGAAGCCACCAAGGGCATATCGTCAACTGGCGCCATCACTTTGAGGCGCAGCCGCTGGTTCAAGCTGATGGACAGCAGGTGACTGACGACTGCATAGCGGGGACCATCGTAGGCACCCTCTTTGTATTCAGAGTAATCAACGCCGCAAAGATCTATCAACTGCTCGAATTGGCATCCTGGCGCAGTACGCAGAATCTCGGCTGCGGCGTGGTAGTGCTGAGCAGAAACCAGAACCGTAACCTCGCCCAGAGCGATGTCGATGTGCTTCACTTTGTCGCCCAATACAGCCTCGACAGCTGCTTTGGTGACTTCGGGATGAATTGCAAAAGTGGTCATAGACAGCCTTACGCCCGGGCAATCGTCTGAGTACGACGAATTTTCTGCTGCAGTTGCAATATGCCGTAAAGCAGCGCTTCTGCGGTGGGGGGGCAGCCAGGCACGTACACATCAACAGGAACGATACGATCGCATCCGCGGACTACCGAGTAGCTGTAGTGATAGTAGCCACCACCGTTGGCACACGAGCCCATGCTGAGAACCCAACGGGGCTCTGACATCTGGTCGTACACCTTGCGGAGTGCGGGGGCCATCTTGTTGCAAAGGGTGCCCGCCACGATCATCAAATCGGATTGGCGGGGGCTTGCGCGAAACACCTCTGAGCCGAAGCGGCTGATGTCGTAGCGCGCTGCAGCGGCATGCATCATCTCCACAGCACAGCAGGCCAACCCGAAGGTCATGGGCCAAATAGAACCGGTTTTTGCCCAATTCACAACCGAGTCGTAACTCGTCGTGACGAAGCCTTCATTCAAAACGCCTTCAATCATTGCGTTACTCCCAGTCCAGAGCGCCTTTTTTCCACATGTAGACGAATCCGATGGTCAAGATAACCACAAACTCGACACCGATCAGGAACCCGAAGAGACCAAGTTCCTTGAGAGATACCGCCCATGGAAACAGAAAGGCTGTTTCCAAGTCAAACAAGATAAACAAAATCGCGACGAGGTAGTACCGAACGTCGAACTTCATCCGGGCATCTTCAAATGCCTCGAAACCGCATTCATAGGGGGAGTTTTTTGCCGCATCGGGCTTGTTGGGCCCGAGTATGTAGCCGAGCACCTGAGGCACCACACCGATGCCGATACCGACCAAGATGAACAGCAGAACGGGGAGATATTGATCGAGGTTCATCTTGAAATTCTGATCACCGTGAATGCCCGCTACAGGGGTAGGACCCGCGCAAGCTGATTTTTTCTGGTGCCGTCGGCGAGACTCGAACTCGCACAGCTTTCGCCACTACCCCCTCAAGATAGCGTGTCTACCAATTTCACCACGACGGCGGCTCTCAGCTGATGAATTTGCGTGAGGAGCCTTTCGGCATTTGCTTATTCACCAGCCCTAGAGTTTACCCTGAATTTCCCCTCTTCACAGCGGGGGGAAGGGTTTTAAAAGGAGGTTTATTTCGCTGGAATCTGTGCCGCGCCCGATGCAGGGGTCGCAGGTGCAGTTTCGGCCACGGGCGCAGCGGCCGGTGCCACTACAGCTGCGCCTTCCAGGACCGAACCGGAACTGGCAGGGCGCAAGTTGCCGAAGTATGCCAATGCAAGAGTGGAGACAAAAAACACGGTCGCCAACACGGCGGTGGTGCGGGAGAGAAAGTTGGCACTTCCACTGGCTCCAAACAGGCTACCGGAACCGCCGCTGCCAAAAGCAGCGCCCATGTCAGCACCCTTGCCGTGCTGCACCAGGATCAACCCGATCATGGCTACTGCAGCCAGCAATTGGACAGTCAAAATAATGGTGATAACGATGTTCATAAACTACTCCTAAATTCAAATTCAATCAGGCTGCCGACGCGGCAGTGATGATGGTTAAAAAGTCTGCCGCCTTGAGTGATGCACCGCCCACCAAGCCGCCATCAATATCCTTCTGCGCCAGCAATTGCTGAGCATTGGCTGCATTCATGCTGCCCCCGTACAAGATGTGAACGCGGTCCGCATGAGGCGTAGCCGCTGCCAGCTGCCCACGCAACACTGCATGGACTTCTTGCGCCTGCTCAGGGGTGGCGGTCTTGCCGGTGCCAATCGCCCAAACAGGTTCATACGCCACCACAATTTCACTGATGCAATGTCCATTGGCATGAATCACAGCAGCCAATTGACGCTTCACCACTTCCACTGTTTTGCCGGCTTCACGCTCTTCCAAAGTTTCACCCACACACACGATGGGCGTCACACCAGCTGCCAAGGCCTTTTGCGCTTTGGTCGCAACGATGGCATCGGTTTCGCCATGGTATTGACGACGCTCGGAGTGGCCGACGATGGCATATTGCACACCGTGGTCACGCAACATGGCTGCCGATGTCTCGCCGGTGTAGGCACCTGAATCAAATGCAGACACGTCTTGCGCCCCCACAGCAAGCGCGCCCACCGGTTTAATTACTGAAATGACCTGGTGCAAATACGCTGCCGGCACACATACCGCAACCAAACAGGAGGCCGCAGGCAAGCCGGCATGCAGTTGGTCCAGCAAAGCCGCGTTTGCAGCCAGGCTACCGTTCATCTTCCAGTTGCCGGCAATCAATTTCTTTTTCATGCGGGTTCCCAATTCAAAACTAGCTTTCCGATATGCGCATTGCTCTCCATCACTGCATGCGCTTGTGCTGCAGCCTCTGAAGTCTGTGCGGCACCTACAGCAAACACCTGATGTACGACAGGGCGAACGTTTTTGCCCGCCAAGAGCGGCCAGACATGTTTGCGCAAAGCGCTGGCGATCGCCGCCTTGAAGGCCACAGGCCGTGCACGCAAAGTGGAACCCGTGACAGTCAACCGTTTACGCAATATCAAACCGGCATTGACTTCAGACTGCACACCGCCTTGCACGGCAATGATGACCAATCGACCGTCATCGGCAAGGCACTGGACTTCCTTGGCCACATAAGGCCCGGCCACCATGTCCAGGATGACATCGACACCACGCCCACCCGTGATTCGCAACGCTTCCGCCTCGAAATCCTGGGTGCGATAGTTGATCGCGAAGTCGGCACCCAATTTCAGGCACGCCGCGCACTTCTCATCCGATCCGGCTGTTGCAATGACGGTAGCGCCCAGCGATTTGGCCAACTTGATCGCTGTGACCCCGATACCACTGGTACCACCCTGCACCAGCAAGACCTCACCGGATTGCAAGCGGCCACGCTCGAACACGTTGCTCCACACCGTGAAGTAGGTTTCCGGCAGACCTGCTGCTTCCACGTCAGACCAGCCCTCAGGCACTGGCAGGCACTGGGCTACAGGAGCTACACACAACTCGGCGTAGCCTCCACCCGCTACCAGCGCGCACACACGATCTCCGGGACGGAAACCGGCTTGCGCCAAGGCCTCGGCATCACCTTCGACGATTGTGCCCGCCACTTCCAGACCCGGGATGTCGGATGCGCCTGCAGGTGCCGGGTACTTACCCAACCGCTGCAACACATCGGGCCGGTTGACGCCACTGGCGCTCACATGGATGCACAACTCCCCTGCCCCGAACTTCGGCGCAGGGCGATCCACCAGACGCAAAACGTCCGGCGCACCGGGAGATGTGATTTCAAATGCTCTCATATCGAATCGACCGGCAGCGCTCGCCAAGTATGCGCGAGCAGCTACCAAATCAATAGCAGACGAAAGGTTTACTCTTGCGCAGGACGCTCGATCAAAGCCTTCATGGACAGCTTGATGCGGCCCTTTTCGTCGGTTTCCAGAACCTTGACCTTCACGATCTGGCCTTCGGACAGGTAGTCAGTGACCTTCTCGACGCGCTCATGAGCGATCTGGCTGATGTGCAACAAGCCGTCCTTGCCCGGCAGCAGGTTCACCAGTGCACCGAAATCCAGGATCTTGGTGATCGGGCCTTCGTACACCTTGCCGATTTCGACTTCTGCAGTGATCTGCTCGATGCGGCGCTTGGCTTCTTCAGCCTTGGCTGGATCGCTGGAAGCGATGGTGATGGTGCCGTCTTCTTCGATGTTGATCTGGGTGCCGGTTTCTTCGGTCAACGCACGGATCACAGAACCGCCCTTGCCGATCACGTCGCGGATCTTTTCAGGGTTGATCTTGAAGCTGAACAAACGGGGCGCGAAGTTGGACACTTCGGTACGTGCTTCCGCCATGGACTTTTGCATTTCGCCCAGGATGTGCACGCGCGCTTCCTTGGCCTGTGCCAACGCGACTTGCATGATTTCCTTGGTGATACCCTGGATCTTGATGTCCATCTGCAGAGCAGTGATACCGTTGGTGGTACCGGCAACCTTGAAGTCCATATCGCCCAAGTGATCTTCGTCACCCAGGATGTCGGTCAACACCGCGAAGCGGTTGTCTTCCTTAATCAGGCCCATGGCGATACCGGCCACGTGCGCCTTCAAAGGCACACCTGCGTCCATCAGGGACAAGCAGCCGCCGCACACAGAAGCCATGGAAGACGAGCCGTTGGACTCGGTGATTTCAGACACGACGCGCAGGGAGTACGGGAACTCTTCTTTGGTCGGCAACACGGCGACCAAAGCACGTTTGGCCAAACGGCCGTGACCGATTTCGCGGCGCTTGGGTGTACCCACGCGGCCGGTTTCACCAGTGGCGAAGGGAGGCATGTTGTAGTGCAGCATGAAGCGGTCTTCGTACTCGCCGCTCAAGGCGTCGATACGCTGTGCATCACGCTCGGTACCCAAGGTGGCGATCACCAAAGCCTGGGTTTCGCCACGGGTGAACAGGGAAGAACCGTGGGTGCGGGGCAGCACGCCGTTACGAATCTCGATAGCGCGCACCGTGCGTGTATCGCGACCATCGATACGGGGCTCGCCTGCCAGAATTTGGCCGCGCACGATCTTGGCTTCAATGTCAAACAGCATGCCTTCGACCTTGACGCTGTCGAACTCAACGCCGTCGGCCTTCAAACCGGCAAACACGTCTGCGTAAGCAGCGCGACAGGCTTGGGTACGGGCTTGTTTGTTGCGGATTTGGTAAGCAGCCACCAGCTTGTCTTTGCCGTGGGCATCCACCTTGGCGATCAAGGCTTCATCACGGGCAGGAGCCTTCCAGTCCCACACGGGCTTGCCGGCGTCACGCACGAGTTCATGGATGGCGTTGATAGCGGTCTTGCTCTGCTCGTGGCCGTAAACCACAGCGCCCAACATCACTTCTTCGGACAGCTGTTGTGCTTCGGACTCAACCATCAACACAGCGGCTTCGGTACCTGCAACCACCAAGTCCATGATGGAATCTTTGCGTGCGGTCTGGCCGGGGTTCAGCACGTATTCGCCGTTGACATAACCCACGCGGGCAGCGCCGATGGGGCCGTTGAACGGGATGCCGGAGACAGACAGAGCCGCGCTCACTGCGATCATGGCAGCGATGTCAGCATCCACTTCGGGGTTCAGGGACACGGTGTGCACCACGACGTGCACTTCGTTGAAGAAGCCTTCTGGGAACAGGGGGCGGATGGGGCGGTCGATCAGACGGCTGGTCAGCGTTTCAAATTCGCTGGGGCGGCCTTCGCGCTTGAAAAAGCTGCCGGGAATCTTGCC
Encoded here:
- a CDS encoding NuoB/complex I 20 kDa subunit family protein; amino-acid sequence: MIEGVLNEGFVTTSYDSVVNWAKTGSIWPMTFGLACCAVEMMHAAAARYDISRFGSEVFRASPRQSDLMIVAGTLCNKMAPALRKVYDQMSEPRWVLSMGSCANGGGYYHYSYSVVRGCDRIVPVDVYVPGCPPTAEALLYGILQLQQKIRRTQTIARA
- a CDS encoding NADH-quinone oxidoreductase subunit A; the protein is MNLDQYLPVLLFILVGIGIGVVPQVLGYILGPNKPDAAKNSPYECGFEAFEDARMKFDVRYYLVAILFILFDLETAFLFPWAVSLKELGLFGFLIGVEFVVILTIGFVYMWKKGALDWE
- the secG gene encoding preprotein translocase subunit SecG — protein: MNIVITIILTVQLLAAVAMIGLILVQHGKGADMGAAFGSGGSGSLFGASGSANFLSRTTAVLATVFFVSTLALAYFGNLRPASSGSVLEGAAVVAPAAAPVAETAPATPASGAAQIPAK
- the tpiA gene encoding triose-phosphate isomerase; the protein is MKKKLIAGNWKMNGSLAANAALLDQLHAGLPAASCLVAVCVPAAYLHQVISVIKPVGALAVGAQDVSAFDSGAYTGETSAAMLRDHGVQYAIVGHSERRQYHGETDAIVATKAQKALAAGVTPIVCVGETLEEREAGKTVEVVKRQLAAVIHANGHCISEIVVAYEPVWAIGTGKTATPEQAQEVHAVLRGQLAAATPHADRVHILYGGSMNAANAQQLLAQKDIDGGLVGGASLKAADFLTIITAASAA
- a CDS encoding NAD(P)H-quinone oxidoreductase encodes the protein MRAFEITSPGAPDVLRLVDRPAPKFGAGELCIHVSASGVNRPDVLQRLGKYPAPAGASDIPGLEVAGTIVEGDAEALAQAGFRPGDRVCALVAGGGYAELCVAPVAQCLPVPEGWSDVEAAGLPETYFTVWSNVFERGRLQSGEVLLVQGGTSGIGVTAIKLAKSLGATVIATAGSDEKCAACLKLGADFAINYRTQDFEAEALRITGGRGVDVILDMVAGPYVAKEVQCLADDGRLVIIAVQGGVQSEVNAGLILRKRLTVTGSTLRARPVAFKAAIASALRKHVWPLLAGKNVRPVVHQVFAVGAAQTSEAAAQAHAVMESNAHIGKLVLNWEPA
- the pnp gene encoding polyribonucleotide nucleotidyltransferase → MSIFNKVTKTFQWGQHTVTMETGEIARQSTGAVLLDMDGTVVLATVVGKTEGKPGQDFFPLTVDYLEKSYAAGKIPGSFFKREGRPSEFETLTSRLIDRPIRPLFPEGFFNEVHVVVHTVSLNPEVDADIAAMIAVSAALSVSGIPFNGPIGAARVGYVNGEYVLNPGQTARKDSIMDLVVAGTEAAVLMVESEAQQLSEEVMLGAVVYGHEQSKTAINAIHELVRDAGKPVWDWKAPARDEALIAKVDAHGKDKLVAAYQIRNKQARTQACRAAYADVFAGLKADGVEFDSVKVEGMLFDIEAKIVRGQILAGEPRIDGRDTRTVRAIEIRNGVLPRTHGSSLFTRGETQALVIATLGTERDAQRIDALSGEYEDRFMLHYNMPPFATGETGRVGTPKRREIGHGRLAKRALVAVLPTKEEFPYSLRVVSEITESNGSSSMASVCGGCLSLMDAGVPLKAHVAGIAMGLIKEDNRFAVLTDILGDEDHLGDMDFKVAGTTNGITALQMDIKIQGITKEIMQVALAQAKEARVHILGEMQKSMAEARTEVSNFAPRLFSFKINPEKIRDVIGKGGSVIRALTEETGTQINIEEDGTITIASSDPAKAEEAKRRIEQITAEVEIGKVYEGPITKILDFGALVNLLPGKDGLLHISQIAHERVEKVTDYLSEGQIVKVKVLETDEKGRIKLSMKALIERPAQE